ATCAGGATCAGGTGCTTGTAGCGGCCGGTGCGGCTGACGATCTGCCCGCTCAGGGTACTGGTGAGGATCATCCCGAACATCAGCGGGGCCAGGGCGAGGCCGCTGCTGCTGGCGCTGGAGCCACGCACGCCCTGCATGTACAGCGGGAGGTACAGGATCGCGGCGTACATGCCGGCGCTGGTCAGGAAGCCCGCGAAGGACGCGACGGCGATTCCGCGGTCCTTCAGGAGGCGCAGGTTCAGGATGGGGCGTTCCTGGCGGGCGCTGTGCAGCACGTACCCGGTGAACAGCGCGGCGGTGCCGAGCAGCAGCCCCAGGATGACCGGGCTGGTCCAGGCGTACGTGCCTCCGCCCCACGACAGGGCCAGCGTGAGGGTGGTGACGGACGCGGCCAGCAGGAATGCGCCGGGGGTGTCGAAGCGGGCGTGCGCGGCCGGATCGTGCGCGGGGGCGGGCAGCCGGAAGAAGCGCCAGATGAAGTACGCGGCGAGCAGCGCGAAGGGCAGGTTCACGAAGAACACGCTGCGCCAGCCCAGGTGGTCGGTCAGGAACCCCCCGACGAGCGGCCCGACCACCGAGCTGACGCCCCAGACGGCGCCGGTGTAGCCCTGGTAGCGGCCGCGTTCGATGGGCGTGAACAGGTCGGCGATGGCGGTGAAGCTCATGGCCATCAGGGTGCCGCCGCCGATGCCCTGCACGGCGCGCAGGGCGATCAGGCCTTCCATGTTCTGCACGAAGCCCAGCCCGACGCTGCCCAGGGCGAAGACGGCGATCCCGAGCAGGATCAGGGGGCGGCGGCCGTAGCGGTCGCTGATGGTGCCCACGATGGGAATGGTGATGGTGGTCGCCAGCGAGTACGCCGTGAACGCCCAGGCGTACAGGTGAAAGCCGCCCAGGTCGCTGATGACGCGCGGCATGGCGCTGCCGACCACGGTCAGGTTGAGGCTGGACAGGAACAGCACGGTCAGGATGCCTGCGAACGCCAGGATCTTCTCGCGTTCGTTCAGGCCGCTGTGCGTGGGGGCCGGGGTGGGGGCGGTCATGGGCGCTCTCCGGCAGGGGTAGGCAGAGCGGCGTTCAGGGCGTCGTCCAGGGCGTTCAGGGCGGCCAGGGCGGCCTGCACGCGCTCGGGCGGCAGGTGCCCGAAGTGGGCCTGCACGATGTCCTGCCCGGTGGCGCGGGTGCGGACGCGGGTCGCCTCGCCCTGCGGGGTGAGGCGCAGGCGTTGCAGGCGCAGATCGGCGGGGTCCGTGACGCGCTGTACGAGGCCCGCGCCGACCAGTTTGGTCACGATGCGGGTCACGGTGGGAGCGGGCAGGTTCTGGCGGGCAGCGACCGCGCCGGGCGTATCGAAACCGTCCATCACGCTGGCCAGCACCAGCAGTTCCTTGGTGTTCAGGCCCAGCGCACGTTCCAGCGGTTCGTCAAGCGCCTGCCGGAATCGCCGCGAGAAGCGCAGCGTGGTGCGCACGAGCAGGTACAGGGCGTCGTCCGTGTCTCTGGCGGCGGGTGGGGGTTGGAGGGAAGTCGCCGTTTTCATTTCATCTGGAAGTATTCCAGTTGGAAAGAAACGGGACTGCGGTGTCCGTCACAGAGCCGCGCACCCGGTCTTCCGCAGGACACCCTTAGTTGGGCCGGCCCACCACCGCCAGTGGCAACGCCCGCACCTGCGCCATGCCGTCCACCTGCTCGGCCAGCCGCACGCCGCCCCGCAGGTGCAAGTCCAGCGCCGCGCCCAGCCACGGCAGCGCGTCTTCTGGTAGGGCGTCGGGCGCGAACCACGCGACCTCCGAGGTCTTGTCCAGCGGGCGCGGCTTTCCGGCCCAGGAACGCGCCTCGAAGAACACGTCCAGCCCCTGCGAACCGTCCAGGTCGTACCGGGCCACGCCCAGGCACGCCAGCGCCGCCGGGTCCAGCGTCACGCCCACCTCCTCGGCCGCCTCGCGCGCCGCCGCGCCCGCCAGGGTCTCCCCCGCCTCCACATGCCCGCCCGGCAGCCCCCACAGGCCGTCCGCGTACGACGCGCCGCTGCGCCGCCCCAGCAGCACCCTCCCCTGCCCGTCCAGCAGCACCGCCCACGCCACCAGGTGAAACGTCACGCGATCTCCCGCGCCGCGCGCACGTCGGACAGCTGCTCGGTCACGAACACACCCCGGTTCAGGTGCGCGTCCAGCAGCGGCGCCAGCCAGGGCAGCGCGTCGTCCGGCAGGTCGCCCGGCGCGAACCACGCGACCTCCGAGGTCTTGTGCAGCGCCTGCGGCACGCCCGCCCAGTCCGGCGCGCGGAACAGGAAGTCCGTGCCCTGCGCGCCGTCCACCTCGTAACGCCGCACGCCCAGCACCCGCAGGCCGGTCGGGTTCAAGCTCAGGCCCACCTCCTCGCGCACCTCGCGCGCCGCCGCCTCGGGCAGACCCTCGCCGGGCTCCACCTGACCGCCCGGCAGGCCCCACAGACCATGCCCATACGCCGAGCCGTCCCGGCGGCCCAGCAGCACCCGGCCCCGCTCATCCTGCACGACCACCCACACCAGCAGATTCCGCATGGCCCAGCGTGGCACGCGCCGCGCCCCGCAACCGCAACAGGTGACGCAGGACACCCCCGCGCGGCGGCCTGCGCTATCCTGCCGGATGCGTCACCGGGGGTGCCTGCCGACAGAGGCGGGCTGAGAATTACCCCAGGAACCTGATCCGGGTCATACCGGCGGAGGGAGCGTGACCGGCAGCCCACACCCCACGTGTGGCGACTGCCCACCGCTTCCCCTCGTGACGCGAGGGGACTTTTCTATATGCGTAACACACTGACCGTACTTGCCGCACTTGCCCTTGCCAGCGCCGCCAGCGCCCAGAGCAACCCAGCCCAGACGACGCTGACCGTCATCACGCACGACTCCTTCGACGTGGACAGGAAGCTGATCGCCGCGTTCGAGACGCAGAACCGGGCGAAGGTCCGCTTCATCAAGGGCGGCGACGCCGGGGAACTCCTGAACCGCCTGATCCTCACCCGCCGCGCCCCGATTGCCGACGTGGTGTACGGCCTGGACAACAGCCTGCTGCCCCGCGCTCGGCAGGCCGACCTCCTCCAGCCGTACAGGAGCCCCGCGCTTTCCCGCGTGCCCGCCGCGTACCGCCTGAGCGAGGACGGCCTGCTGAACACCGTCGACTACGGCTTCGTCGCCCTGAACTACGACCGCGCGTGGTTCGAGAAGAACAAGGTCGCCCTGCCCAGAAGCCTCGACGACCTGAAAACCCCCGCCTACGCGCGGCTGACCGTCGTGCAGAGCCCCGCCACCAGCAGCCCCGGCCTCGCGTTCCTGCTCGCCACCGTCAACCACTACGGCGAGGCGGGCGCCTGGAACTGGTGGCGCGCCGCCCGCGCCGGCGGCATGAAAGTCACACGCGGCTGGAGCGACGCCTACTACAAGGACTTCACCCGCAACGGCGGCCGCTACCCCATCGTCCTCAGTTACGCCAGCAGCCCCGCCGCCGAAGTGTTCTACGCCGACGGCTTCAACCCCAGCAAACTCCCCGCGCAGGCCCCGACCGCCAACCTGTTCCTGCCCGGCAGCACCTACACCCAACTCGAAGGCGTCGGCATCCTCAAAGGCAGCAAACAGACCGCCCTGGCCCGCAAATTCGTGGACTTCATGCTGAGCGCACCCGTCCAGACCGACATCCCCACCCGCATGTGGATCTACCCCGCCGTGAAAGGCACCCCCCTCAACCCCGTCTACACATTCGCGCAGGAACCCACCCCCACCCCCATCAAGCCCGACATCGCCGCCAACCCCCAACGCCTCGTGGACGCCTGGATCACACAGGTGCTCCGGGCACGATGAGGATGCGGAAAGAACAACCCCTCTGCTTCGCAGGACCCCTCAGTCAGCTGCGCTGACAGCTCCCCTCAAGGGGAGCCAGGACTGACATCTCTGCTCAAGCTGGAAAAGTAGAACCTGCCGACATGCACCCAGACACCCTGCCAACCAACCGAAGCAGCCACCGGGCCCGTCGTGCGCGCAGCGCGCGGGGCGAACGGCGCGCATTCGGAGGTCTGCAACCCCGTCAGTGGCCGTTCCCGCCCGGTCCCCGCCAGGCAGGCCAGAGAAATACCTGCCCAGCGCAGCGCCGCTCCCCCGTCCCCCCTGGGGATGGGGGCTGGGGGGTGGGGAAGCCCGCCGCAGGCGCCCACCCATGACCCCGCCCAGGCTGACAGGTTGGCTCCTCGCCCTGCCGGGCCTGATCTTCGTGGCCGTGTTCCTGGTGCTGCCGCTGGCCAGGACGCTGTCGGAGGGCGGCGTGAACCTGTCGGTGTGGGCGGACCCGTACTTTCAGGGTCGGTTGTGGTGGACGCTGGCGCAGGCGGGCGTGACGACGCTGGCGGCGCTGCTGGTGGGGGTGCCGCTGGCGTTTCTGCTGTCGCGGTTCGAGGTGCGGGGGAAGGCGTTGTTCCTGCGGCTCCTGCTGTTGCCGTTCGTGACGCCGACGCTGGTGGCGGTGCTGGGCCTGAGTGCGCTGCTGGGGCCGCAGGGGTGGGTGACGAAGCTGACGGGCGTGAATCTGAGTGACACGCCGGCGTTGCTGCTGCTGGGGAACCTGTTTTTTAACCTGCCGGTGATGGTGCGGCTGGGGTACGCGGGGTTCTCGCGGGTGCCGGTGAACGCGGTGGGGGCGGCGCGGTCGCTGGGTGCCTCGGCGTGGCGGGCGGCGCTGGGGGTGGCGTTGCCGCTGGCGTTGCCGGGCGTGCTGGCGGGGGCGGTGCTGGTGTTCCTGTACTCGGCGCTGAGTTTCGGTCTGCCCCTGGCGCTGGGCGGCGAGCGGTACGGGACGCTGGAAGTAGAGATCTACACCCTGACGGCCCTGCAACTGCGCCTGCCGGAGGCGAGTGCGCTGATCGTGGGGCAACTGCTGCTGACGCTGGTGGCGACGGCCGCGTACGTGCGCTTATCAGCGGGCGGGGTGGGTGTGGCGGCGGGCGGCCTGCCGGGGGCGCGAGGTGGGGCGCGGGCGGCGCTGCTGGGCCTGGGGGCGCTGGTGGTCGTGGTGTGCTTCGCGCCGCTGCTGGCGGTCGTGGTGCGGGGCCTGCTGGGGTCCGGGGGCCCGACCCTGGCGTACTGGCAGGCGGTCCTGGCGGACCCGGACACGCCGCTGCTGGCGTGGAACACCGTGCGCTTCGGGCTGCTGGCGCTGCTGGGCGCGGGCCTGCTGGGTGGCCTGTACGCGCTGGGCGCGTGGCGGGCGCGGTCGCGGGTGCTGGACCTGATCTCGCTGCTGCCGCTGATGGTCTCGCCGGTCAGTCTGGCGGTCGGGTACCTGCTGGCATTCCCGGCGCTGGCCGCCACGCTGCCCATGCTGATCGCGGCGTACACGCTGCTGGCGCTACCGCTGGTGGTGCGCTCGGTGCTCCCGGCGCTGCGGGCCATTCCGCCCCGCCTGCACGAGGCCGCGCGGTCCCTGGGCGCGTCGCGCGGCGCGGCGTTCCGTTCCGTCACGTTCCCGCTGGCGTTCCCGGCCCTGCGGGGCGGCGGGGCGCTGGCCCTGGCGACCGTGCTGGGCGAGTTCGGCGCGACCCTCGTCCTCTCCCGGCCCGAATGGGCGACCCTGAGCACCGGCCTGTACGAACGGCTGGGCCGCCCCGGCGAACGCAACCTGGGCGAGGCCTGCGCGCTGGCGACCGCGCTGCTGCTGCTGTCCACCCTGGCCTTCACCCTGCTGGACGGCGGCGAGGGCGAGGTCACGTGAGAGAATCCGGCATGACCGATCCTCTGCCCGCGCAGCTGTCCGCGTTCGTCCAGAAGCAGGGCATCGTGGTCGATCCGGAGTTCAGCCTGCATCCCAGCGGGGTCCATTCCGTGGTGAACTGCGTGTTCAGCGCGCAGGCCCGCTTCGAGGTCGTGGTGCTGCCCCTGCTGAAACGGCTCAATGACCGCCTGCCGGACGTGCCGGAACTGACCTTCCAGACGTTTGTGGACGACGTGGACTCGCTGGGCGTCCAGGGGTACGCCGAGGACATTTTGCGCAACCGGCAGCAACTCTCAGGTCGCCTGAAGGTTGAGGTGGCGCGCGAGGTGGCGGCGTTCTTCATCCGGCACCGCATTCAGACCGTGGGCGACTTCCGGCTGCGGGATGACGAGACCGCCGAGACCCTAGTGCTGGTCGATCTGGTGCAGGACGTCAAGGGCATCGGGCCGACGCTGGCGCACTACCTGCTGTGGCTCCTGGGCCGGGAAGATCACGTCAAGGTGGATTCCCTGTTGATTCGCCTGTTCGCCCGGATCGGTGACTGGCAGCCTCGCATGGGGCACGACGGCGACCGGGTCCGCATCACCCAGGCGATTCGGGAAGTCGCGGCCCAGATGGGCACCACTGCTGCGCGCCTGGATAATGCCCTGTGGCAGTTCGAGAGTCGCCGGAAAGCTGACAGCCATGCCTGATCTGCCCCCTGCCCTGTCCCTGCGCGACATTCAGAAATCGTTTGGTGCGGTGCAGGCGGTGCGGGGTGTGTCGCTGGACGTGGCGGCGGGTGAGACGGTGGCGCTGCTGGGCCCGAGCGGGTGCGGGAAGAGCACGGTGCTGCGGGTGGTGGCGGGCCTGGAACGGCCGGACAGTGGGTCCGTTGCGGTGGGGGGGCGGGATGTGACGGCCCTGCCGCCGGAGGCGCGGCACGTGGGGCTGGTGTTTCAGGATTACGCGCTCTTTCCGCATCTGAGTGTGCTGGGGAACGTGGCGTACGGGCCGCGCGTGCGGGGGGCGGGGCGCGTGGTGGCGGAGGCGCGGGCGCGCGAGGCGCTGGCGCTGGTGGACCTGCCGGGGCTGGAGGCGCGGCGGCCGGCGCAGTTGTCGGGGGGGCAGGCGCAGCGGGTGGCGCTGGCGCGGGCGCTGGCGACGGGGTCGCCGTTGCTGCTGCTCGATGAGCCGATGTCCAACCTGGATGAGCGGCTGCGCGCGGAGTTGCGGGAGGGGTTGCGGGCGCTGTTCGCGCGGGTGGGGGCGGGGGTGCTGCTGGTCACGCACGATCAGCGGGAGGCGCGGTCCCTGGCGGGTCGGGTGGCGGTCATGCGGGCCGGGGAACTGGTGCAGGTGGGGGCGGCCGAGGAGGTGTTCGCGCGGCCCGCGTCGGCGTGGGTGGCGGCGTTCCTGGGCGAGTCGAACCTGTTGCCGGACGGGCCGGGCTGGGTGCGGTTCGTGCCGGAGGGGGCGCTGCGGCCCGGTGTGGGTGAGGCGTGGCCGGTGACGGCGCGCCATCCGGTGGAGGGGGGCGTGCAGGTGACGGTCGCGCACGCCTGGGGGCCGCTGACCCTGACGCTGAGCGCGCGGGAAGCGGCGGCTCTGCAGGGCAGCACGCTGCGCCTGAGCGTGGATGAGGCGGGGGTGCAGCGCCTGCCGGACGACCGGAATCCGGCCCGGTAGTTCCGGTCAGGGGGCGCCGGTCAGGGGGTGAGGCGGCCGACGTTGCGGGGCGCGACCAGGACAGGCTGCACCCAGGTGGCCGGGTCGGTGCTGGCGCGGGCGGGCACGGCGACGATCTTGCCGGATGCGGCGCGGCTGACGCTGAGGTTCACGGTGACGCGGGTCTGTCCGGCGGCCTGCGGTCCGGCGGCCGGCACCTCGAAGAGGGGGGGCAGGCCGGTCACGGCGGGTTGCACGTAGTCCAGCAGCAGCTTGCCGCTCGCGCCGGTAAAGGGGACCAGGGTCAGGTCGGTCAGTTCCGTGAT
The DNA window shown above is from Deinococcus sp. LM3 and carries:
- a CDS encoding MDR family MFS transporter; this translates as MTAPTPAPTHSGLNEREKILAFAGILTVLFLSSLNLTVVGSAMPRVISDLGGFHLYAWAFTAYSLATTITIPIVGTISDRYGRRPLILLGIAVFALGSVGLGFVQNMEGLIALRAVQGIGGGTLMAMSFTAIADLFTPIERGRYQGYTGAVWGVSSVVGPLVGGFLTDHLGWRSVFFVNLPFALLAAYFIWRFFRLPAPAHDPAAHARFDTPGAFLLAASVTTLTLALSWGGGTYAWTSPVILGLLLGTAALFTGYVLHSARQERPILNLRLLKDRGIAVASFAGFLTSAGMYAAILYLPLYMQGVRGSSASSSGLALAPLMFGMILTSTLSGQIVSRTGRYKHLILIGGLIATAALLLASTLGTTTPILIAVGIMVLLGLGLGPVNSQLTLAVQNAAPREQLGSATGGNQFFRQIGGTLAVSLFGALVNAHLGSHLAASLPAQARDLPAPVQEAITNPNLLTSPQATAQLGAGLSSSGDGNLLQPILDALRGVMAGAIDQVFLVSAVLVGLAFLATLILPERPLTGRPAAGDLKASATD
- a CDS encoding MarR family winged helix-turn-helix transcriptional regulator; this encodes MKTATSLQPPPAARDTDDALYLLVRTTLRFSRRFRQALDEPLERALGLNTKELLVLASVMDGFDTPGAVAARQNLPAPTVTRIVTKLVGAGLVQRVTDPADLRLQRLRLTPQGEATRVRTRATGQDIVQAHFGHLPPERVQAALAALNALDDALNAALPTPAGERP
- a CDS encoding NUDIX domain-containing protein: MTFHLVAWAVLLDGQGRVLLGRRSGASYADGLWGLPGGHVEAGETLAGAAAREAAEEVGVTLDPAALACLGVARYDLDGSQGLDVFFEARSWAGKPRPLDKTSEVAWFAPDALPEDALPWLGAALDLHLRGGVRLAEQVDGMAQVRALPLAVVGRPN
- a CDS encoding NUDIX hydrolase translates to MRNLLVWVVVQDERGRVLLGRRDGSAYGHGLWGLPGGQVEPGEGLPEAAAREVREEVGLSLNPTGLRVLGVRRYEVDGAQGTDFLFRAPDWAGVPQALHKTSEVAWFAPGDLPDDALPWLAPLLDAHLNRGVFVTEQLSDVRAAREIA
- a CDS encoding thiamine ABC transporter substrate-binding protein; this translates as MRNTLTVLAALALASAASAQSNPAQTTLTVITHDSFDVDRKLIAAFETQNRAKVRFIKGGDAGELLNRLILTRRAPIADVVYGLDNSLLPRARQADLLQPYRSPALSRVPAAYRLSEDGLLNTVDYGFVALNYDRAWFEKNKVALPRSLDDLKTPAYARLTVVQSPATSSPGLAFLLATVNHYGEAGAWNWWRAARAGGMKVTRGWSDAYYKDFTRNGGRYPIVLSYASSPAAEVFYADGFNPSKLPAQAPTANLFLPGSTYTQLEGVGILKGSKQTALARKFVDFMLSAPVQTDIPTRMWIYPAVKGTPLNPVYTFAQEPTPTPIKPDIAANPQRLVDAWITQVLRAR
- a CDS encoding iron ABC transporter permease, encoding MTPPRLTGWLLALPGLIFVAVFLVLPLARTLSEGGVNLSVWADPYFQGRLWWTLAQAGVTTLAALLVGVPLAFLLSRFEVRGKALFLRLLLLPFVTPTLVAVLGLSALLGPQGWVTKLTGVNLSDTPALLLLGNLFFNLPVMVRLGYAGFSRVPVNAVGAARSLGASAWRAALGVALPLALPGVLAGAVLVFLYSALSFGLPLALGGERYGTLEVEIYTLTALQLRLPEASALIVGQLLLTLVATAAYVRLSAGGVGVAAGGLPGARGGARAALLGLGALVVVVCFAPLLAVVVRGLLGSGGPTLAYWQAVLADPDTPLLAWNTVRFGLLALLGAGLLGGLYALGAWRARSRVLDLISLLPLMVSPVSLAVGYLLAFPALAATLPMLIAAYTLLALPLVVRSVLPALRAIPPRLHEAARSLGASRGAAFRSVTFPLAFPALRGGGALALATVLGEFGATLVLSRPEWATLSTGLYERLGRPGERNLGEACALATALLLLSTLAFTLLDGGEGEVT
- a CDS encoding ABC transporter ATP-binding protein, whose product is MPDLPPALSLRDIQKSFGAVQAVRGVSLDVAAGETVALLGPSGCGKSTVLRVVAGLERPDSGSVAVGGRDVTALPPEARHVGLVFQDYALFPHLSVLGNVAYGPRVRGAGRVVAEARAREALALVDLPGLEARRPAQLSGGQAQRVALARALATGSPLLLLDEPMSNLDERLRAELREGLRALFARVGAGVLLVTHDQREARSLAGRVAVMRAGELVQVGAAEEVFARPASAWVAAFLGESNLLPDGPGWVRFVPEGALRPGVGEAWPVTARHPVEGGVQVTVAHAWGPLTLTLSAREAAALQGSTLRLSVDEAGVQRLPDDRNPAR